The nucleotide window TAAGGTGTGTATATCCTTTATGATACTTAAGGAGATTAAAGGAGGCGAATTTCTTGTCGCATTCATCACattgatatattttttcttcttcaggTACATGTGTCAACATGTGGCGTTCGtagtgtgatttttttaaaaacgatttaGCACATTGCTCACaggaaaattttttgttcacttCCTTAGTTGAGTTTTTGTCCAGCTTATTGCGTTTTTTAGGGCATTTGGTCGGCTTTTTATATTTACACTTGCTAGTTTTTTGTTGTGCTGCACTTCTTttcttattgttgttatttaatgtATCACTTGCATCAAATTGAAAACTGTGACTACTTTCAAAATCACAGTTTACCACAAAGCTCCTTTCATCTTCATTATGTAGGgtattacaattttcaaaatccacCATTGATATGCTCTCTATTGGAAAAGCTGGGGAAACTTCATATTCCTCTTTGACTATCGAAAATTCATCATTAACAGTATGAAGCTCGTCTTTCAGAGTGCAGTTTTTATATTcagataatttcattaattcgTATTGCTTATGAACATTttctacttttaaataaaaattgtgaaacGATAATAATTCCTGCCAGCACTCTAAGCAAATCCAAGGAAGTTGGTTATCTTGTGCTGTTTGCTTAAAATACCACCACCACAAATGCTTTTCAATTATGCGCTGGATGTTGCATTCATATCCTTCGTAAGAATGTAAATTAATTCGGGAAATTACAGAGTTGGATGATAAACAAACAATGCATTTGTCCATGTTTAttttatcgatattttttattaaatttaataataaaatttctgtgaattaaaaacaaaaacaattttggtaaataattgactttttattaaagtggccaTATTTCTTGGTTTTTGTAAAGGTCCATTTGTTTATACACtgagaaaaaatattgtaatacttTATTTTAGAACTATGGTTAGCTATACGAAAATTTAACGGTAAATTAGATCATTTCGGAAACGGTAGCAGTATTTACTGTAATTTCAGTAACTGTATTTTGCTAACATGATAACAGTAATTTCTTCCTTAAATAAATTGTTAGGGGAAATTATTGTTCGTTGCAAACCTGGTATATGTTGCAAATCTATGATTTTTGCAATATCAGAGcaacaaaatatatgaaaaaataagaaaagcatACTAGCGAAGTTCAgaattaagtgcgaatggtcaagcaacattttaaatatttttactgaattttAGCATACTGAACTCCGCTATATGCTAAAATTGCAAATATGTAACGAATAGTGAAAtccgatattaaaattaaatttatacaatttcggtaacggtaaaTTCAGTAAAAGTAACGGCAGCCAATCTTGTTTACAACATATTGATatcatgtatttatttatacaaaaatattaaccgtaaatatatgaataatttactttctaaattttgttaatattcacGTTTCCTGTATTGGCTCAAGGATTTCCTAGTATGGGTTATATCGAATACCGCCTTCGCTAAAAACACCTTTTTTTTATAGGTATATCCAAATTTTCTAAATTAGCGCCATCTAAATTCGTTATATATGGATGTTAATGCTTATTGAGaaccaaaatataataaattagcTTTTAGTTTGCTTACAAATTGTAgtgagtaaaataattaaagttctacatttaatacaatattaattatCTTTACTGATTTGTAAAATTTCGCTGCCATCTGCAGTATTATTTATGCTTAAACTTTCCTTTTTTTGACCAGATAATCTCTTTAATCTGGCTTCTTCGAATTCCTTTGGATGTAAACTTTTACGGTGTTTATGCATATTTGCAttcgaaataaatgtttttggaCAATAACCACATGTATACAGGGGCTCTCCGGTGTGAGTGCTCAAATGCTCTCTTAAGTCTCGTGGGCGTTTGAATTTCTTATCGCACAGTTGGCAGGCATGTTTACGTTCAGACTTATGGGCGTAATGAACATGTTGTTTATGGGAATTCATATTAGCTGATATTTTCGGACAATATGAGCACTTGTAAGCCTTAAGATTTTCTTCTGTATGCCTTATTTTCATATGACGGTTCAATTCATATTTACTGG belongs to Calliphora vicina chromosome 4, idCalVici1.1, whole genome shotgun sequence and includes:
- the LOC135957448 gene encoding zinc finger protein 91-like, which gives rise to MDKCIVCLSSNSVISRINLHSYEGYECNIQRIIEKHLWWWYFKQTAQDNQLPWICLECWQELLSFHNFYLKVENVHKQYELMKLSEYKNCTLKDELHTVNDEFSIVKEEYEVSPAFPIESISMVDFENCNTLHNEDERSFVVNCDFESSHSFQFDASDTLNNNNKKRSAAQQKTSKCKYKKPTKCPKKRNKLDKNSTKEVNKKFSCEQCAKSFLKKSHYERHMLTHVPEEEKIYQCDECDKKFASFNLLKYHKGYTHLKKYAIICDICGKSCRDRLYFMRHMKEHKGYPVAKWPCDICSVEVSSKYELNRHKKLIHTEENLKEYKCSYCPKISANMNSHKQHVHYTHMSERKHACRLCDKKFKRSRELREHLSTHTGEPLYTCAHCSKTFISNATMHKHRKILHPKEFEEARLKRLAGQKKESLSINNTADDSEILQISKEN